Below is a genomic region from Spirosoma radiotolerans.
GCTACGCGATTGAATCAATCCGTTATTCACGTCATCTAGTTCAGAAAGAGCGGGTTGAGGTGAGCTATTTTGTAAACCGTCGATTTTGCCAGTAACTCTTCCGCAGTCCGTAACGTCTCGGCTAAAAAAAGGACAACTTCCTGTTCATACGCTTGTATGACAGCAGTAACCGTAAAATTGGCGGCCTGGAAGGACAGTATCGACCGGTCTGGCGGTAGGCTCGTTCGTAGTGGAGATTTAAGAACAACAATAATCGTTTCAGTGTCTTTGTAGGGATAAGCATCGGCAACAAAGGAGAGATTATTGACGGCATTGAGTTCAATATCTAACTTAGTCATAGACACGATAGGTTAAAGATGGGTGGCTGCGAAAATTAATGGAGTTTACAGTAAACTACAGTAATTTAGATTGATGGTTGTGTTAATTTATTGCTAATAAAATGGCCTTGTCTGGTAACTTTCTTCCTGTAGTATACTCGTAAAGCCCATAAGACGCACTCATTTGAGAAGAGTCACAACCCAGAGGAATAAAAAAAGCCAGAATCAGGTGGTTAAAAGGCTTATTGAAGCAAGGCCAATAGGTCAGCTCTTGATAGCGATTTTACTATAGCCGTGTCGGTTTTAACCAGGTTGTCGGCCAGCTCTCGTTTGGTCTCCTGAAGTTCCAGAATCTTTTCTTCAATGGTGTTTGGGCATATCAGCCGAACGGCCACCACATTTTTCTTCTGGCCAATCCGGTAACTCCGGTCGATGGCCTGATTCTCAACGGCCGGGTTCCACCACGGGTCTACCAAGTACACATAATCGGCCTGGGTCAGATTCAGGCCCGTGCCGCCAGCTTTCAGGCTTATCAAAAATACCCGAACCGTGTCGTCGCTTTGAAACCGATTGACGCTGGCTGCCCGGTTGCTGGTTTGGCCGGTCAGGTACTCGAAGCCAATTTGTCGGGTTTCCAATTCCGTTCGGATCAGATCGAGCATGGAGACGAATTGGGAAAACACCAGGATTTTATGATTTGGGGATTTGTTCTCGATCTGTTCGAGCAGCAGGTCAATCTTTGCCGACGAGTCGCCATAAAACTCCTCGTCGTTGAGCAGCACCGGGCTGTTGCAAATCTGGCGTAGCTTGGTGAGCCCCTGTAACACGTGCAAGCGCTCTCTGGGAATATCGCCTTCCTTCGTTGTCAGCAGAAAAGTACGAAACTCCTGCTCGTAGGCGTCATACACCCGGCGTTGTTCCAGCCCCATATCGCAATGCAAAATCATCTCCGTTTTGTCGGGAAGCTCCGTGGCGACCTGGGCTTTGGTTCGGCGCAGAATGAAAGGCTTGATTTTGGCCTGTAGTTCGCGGGCCCGCTGCCGATCGTCGAACTTGTCGATAGGCGTCGAGTAATGCGCTTTGAAATGATTGTAACTGCCCAGTAGTCCCGGACAAGCGAAAGAAAGCTGCCCATATAAATCGAACGTGTGGTTTTCGATGGGCGTGCCGGTCAGTACGATCCGATTGCGGGACTGCAGTAGCCGGGCCGCCTGGTAGCGCTGTGATTCGGGGTTTTTGATGGCCTGCGATTCATCCAGGAAAACATAGTTGAACGAATATTCCTTCAGGAAACGAATCTCGGACAGAAGTGTACCGTACGATGTGAGAATGATCTCGTACTGATCGAAATCCTTCTTTTTCAGGCCGCGGTTCGCTCCGTAGAATGGCTGAATGCGGAGGTCAGGCGCAAATCTGGCTACCTCGGCCTGCCAGTTGAACAGGAGGGAAGTGGGCACAACAATCAGGTTCGTGTTGGGCCGTTTTTTGGTTCGTTGTAGCAGGATAAAGGCAATAATCTGAATCGTTTTACCCAGTCCCATGTCATCGGCCAGGCAACCGCCCAGCCCGAATTCGTCCAGAAAGTTCAACCAGTTCAAGCCTTCTTTCTGATAATTCCGAAGCGATGTCTTCAATCCGTCTGGCACCGCAACCGGGCGGATCGACTGGAAGTTGTTGAAATTTCGGGTGAATAGCGCCAACTGGTCTTTCACATCGCTCATCAACTCTTCTTCGGCGTACAGCTCCTGAATGCTGGAGAAACTGACTTTCGGGGTGCGAATGTGTTCCTCAACGACTTCGCCTGCCTGAAAATAGGCGGTGAAGCGTTCGAGCCACTCGGTGGGTAAGATGCCCAGTGTGCCATCATCGAGCGAAACAAACCGACTCTTGTTTTTTAGTGCTTTGTGCAGGTGTTTGAGGGATACCTGCTGCTTGCCATACGTTAACCCGAGCGACGTTTCGAACCAGTTTATGCCACTACTGACCGTAACCGAAACCTTCGCCTTATGCGGGTTAAACTTGTTGTTTTTGAGTGTGTTGAAACCAAGTATACGAATGCCCTGGCTGCTCCAGGCGTCGAAAGCGGGTAGAAACCAGCTCTCGTCGAGTGCATATTTTTTGTGGAGGTAGAAGCAGGGTTGGTGTAGCTGGTCGTAAAAATCCGGGTGCTGATTCAGTACGGCCATCGTAAACTGAATTTCGGCTTCTTCGTCACGCAGTACCGTAAAGGGCTTGCCTTTGCTATCGACCGACTGGATCTGGCGTTTCGACATAACCGGCACCTCGACATGACCGTACTTGATGACGGGCGTAATTAGAACATAATTTTCGGAGTCGGACAGATAAAGGATGCGCTCCCGTTCCTGCGTAAATCCAGCCTCGGCTAATTGCGCGGGCGTTGCCGGTTTCAGATAAGCGTAGTCGATCGACACCTGATCTTCGAGCCTGGACAGAACCGTTTGCTGGAACTCCTCGTATTTCGATTCATGAATGACAAGGGTATTGTTCTTCTTGTTGAAAAACTGAATAACGCGCAGATGGGCCGGGTGGTCGATCAGGTATAAACCGTCATCGAGCAGGATAAAATAATCGTACTTGAGAACTAGTTTGTGTAAGGGATACGACGTGCCGCTGAGCGTTAGCGAGCCCCAGATTTCATAAAAGCCGTCTACAATCCGAACGGTCAGGCGAAGAGCCGCCTTCAGAATTTCCAGCTTTACCGGGACAAGCGAGTGCGCGGTTATGTTTTCTGAAATACGGCCTGAATGATAATAAATCCCCTGCTTCAATGGATTTTGAACCACCAGTCGCAGGCTTTCCAGGTCGGTTTCTTCTTTTTTTGACCGGTGCTGATTCTGGAATTTGGCTACTGCCGAGTAAAATTTTACGTCAGCCAGGCTATCGGCTTTCGTTAGCAGGTCGAGAGGCTGTACTGGCGTAAGTGGGTTTTTTAGTTTACCGTTACGGGCCGTCGCGGCTTCAAACAACGCCAGGCAAAAATGATCAGCATAGCGGTGCTTGGTGAAGACCAGAATCCGTTTCAGAGTTGGCGGTGGCTCCGCAAAGGCAGGCACTTGTTGCCCTGAGCTGGGTAGTAAGCTGGCGGTCAGGTACTCTTTGTCGGCTTGGGTCAGTCGCAAAAGCTCGGCCCGTCGGGGGCGGATGTGGATCGTCTTGTGGTCAATCTCTACCTGGAAAAAGTCATCCAGCGGGCTTTCATTTTCGAGTCCATAGTCTTTGGCAACGCGCCTGATGGCTTCTCTCCGTAGGGCTTCATCGAAAAAGATACGTAATTCTATACGCCGAATGATGGCGGCTAACACCTGTACCTGATGCGTACACAGCTTATTGTTCGGCTCGGTACAGGAGCACGATATCAACAACGATTGCGCTGTTTGCCGGACAACAACGAGTGGAAAGTGAGCTCCGGTTGCCGTACTGGTGAAAGAGCCGTGATTGAGATCAATGACCTGCGGCACGATGTCTCCGTACTCTTCAGACGACGAAACGAACCCGCCACTATGTTTGGCTAACAGGCTATCGGTCAGGGTGGGGATTGTGATGGCTTCCAGCCGGTAGCCAACGGCTTCATTCAGATTGGTGTACTCATTCATAACATAGCTTCAGCCAGTTGCTCATCCATACTGGACTGCTTGCTTCGGTAGCGAATAACCCGCTCGCTGACCAAAAGGATGACTAACCCCATGAGTACGCAGGTTGTCATAATACCGACCATGGGAATAGCCGTGTTGTTATGCAAAAAGCTAACTGATGCGGAAATAATGGAGCCAAAGCCCATACGAAAGCTGCCCATCAGGGCCGCAGCACTGCCCGCATGACGGGTAAAAGGAGCCAGCGACAGGGCCGAGGCATTGGGATTGGTTAGCCCCTGTCCGCCCAAAAATAGAAACAGCATGCCAATCAGGCCGTATTGACCATACCAGCCCGCCCACGTGCCCACGACCAGCAGCAAGCCAACAACGGATTGGTAGATCAGGGTGGTAAGAATGATTTGCTCGTTGGTAAATCGCTTGAGCAGAAATTGATTCAATTGCGTAGGGGCAATTAAGGCAATGGCCAGAAAGGCGAAAATCCAGCCGTACTCCTGCGCGCTTACGTGATAGATATTCATAAACACGTCGGATGAACCCGCCAGATAGGCAAAGGGTGCGGCCGTGGCAATGCCACCAACGAGGGCGTAGGTCAGAAACTGAGGCTGCTTTAATACGGTAAAAAAACTACCCATTACGGCCTTCGGGTGGAGCGAGAGGGCAGGGTCGGGGAGCCGGCCGTTCGGTAGAACAAAATACACACCAATGAGGATGAGGGTGGTTATAGCCGCCAGGATAATAAAAATGGAATGCCAGCCAAAGGCAATCGTTGCGTAACCGCCAACGGTTGGCGCAATCATGGGCGAAACCGCAATAACCAGCGTAAGCAGGGAGAAGACCTGCGCAATCTGGGATACGGGAAACAAATCGCGCACCAACGCTTGGGCTGCCACCAGACCAACGCAGCCACCCAGTGCCTGTAGGAGCCGCATCGCAATGAGCGTGTTAATAGAAGTGCTCAGGGCACAACCCACGGAAGCCGCTATGTACAGGCTCAGGCCGACGTATAGCGGCAGCTTACGGCCAAACCGATCCAACAGGGGACCATAAAGCAGTTGCCCCACCGAAATGCCGATCAGGTAGGCCGTTAAAGACAATTGAACCTGCGAGATCGACGTGTGCAGGTCACTGGCGATGGCCGGAAAACCCGGCAAATACATGTCAATGGAAAAAGGGCTGACGGTAGAGAGTGTCCCTAAAATCAGGATAATAACAAAATGCTGTCGGCGAGTCATAAACTCAGAGTAAGGTACTTCTTTATAGACGTACCGGCCCAACCGATTGTTCCCTGAAACCGTGCGAATTGAGGGATGGGGCTGGCGTGTTGAACCCTAGCAACGAACTACGCTTACCTGGCTGTCCAGCTATTGTTGCTTTCGTCGGCGTCCATATAAATGCCGCCTTGCAGGCTAACCGACCGCACTTTCTTCTTGGTTGGCACCTTAACCGTGGCCTGTTTCTGATTCGCTTGCCAGATAGCGGGTGTCTGGTGAAACGTTTCAGAGGTGCCATCCGCAAACGTTATCACAACGTCGACCGGCGCTACGTACCCACCAATGTTCTGAATAGTGATTGCCGTTTGTGCTGCTGTCGGGACAACTTTCTGAATCGCGAAATCAATGTAGTTATTGCTGAAAAACCAGTTGTTCCAGAACCAGTTCAGGTTTTTGCCCGATGCGCTGTTGAAACTGTAGAACATATCCCAGGGCGTAGGGTGTTTTCCGTGCCATCGGTTCATAAACTCATGCAGGCTTTTCCGAAACAACTCATCGCCCAGTAACTCTTTCAAGGCCAGGTAACCGATGGCGGCTTTTCCATATTCATTATTGCCCATAGCGGCTCCGCTCAGGACGTTGGCAGGCGTAATGATCGGCAAATCTTCTTCTGCCGATGGGTCCTTGCTCCAGTATGCCACCCGAAACTGCTGAAAGTTTTCTGTAGCTTGTTTCGTGCCTAAATCGGCCTGGCTAATCAGGTACTCGAAGGCCGTTACCCACCCTTCATCCATAAATCCATAACGGGTTTCGTTGATGCCCATGTAGAACGGAAACCATGTGTGGGCAATCTCATGCTCGGCCACAAAGCGGGAAAAATTCAGGTCCTGCGTGGTCGCATCGTTCACCATCATCGGGTATTCCATATCGGCAAACCCCTGCACGATGGTCGTTTTAGGGTACGGGTACGGAATACCCGGCAGGTTGTTGGAAAACCAGTCCAGCGCATGCCGTCCGAAGCCAACCATTTGATGGAAGTCTTTCGC
It encodes:
- a CDS encoding DEAD/DEAH box helicase: MNEYTNLNEAVGYRLEAITIPTLTDSLLAKHSGGFVSSSEEYGDIVPQVIDLNHGSFTSTATGAHFPLVVVRQTAQSLLISCSCTEPNNKLCTHQVQVLAAIIRRIELRIFFDEALRREAIRRVAKDYGLENESPLDDFFQVEIDHKTIHIRPRRAELLRLTQADKEYLTASLLPSSGQQVPAFAEPPPTLKRILVFTKHRYADHFCLALFEAATARNGKLKNPLTPVQPLDLLTKADSLADVKFYSAVAKFQNQHRSKKEETDLESLRLVVQNPLKQGIYYHSGRISENITAHSLVPVKLEILKAALRLTVRIVDGFYEIWGSLTLSGTSYPLHKLVLKYDYFILLDDGLYLIDHPAHLRVIQFFNKKNNTLVIHESKYEEFQQTVLSRLEDQVSIDYAYLKPATPAQLAEAGFTQERERILYLSDSENYVLITPVIKYGHVEVPVMSKRQIQSVDSKGKPFTVLRDEEAEIQFTMAVLNQHPDFYDQLHQPCFYLHKKYALDESWFLPAFDAWSSQGIRILGFNTLKNNKFNPHKAKVSVTVSSGINWFETSLGLTYGKQQVSLKHLHKALKNKSRFVSLDDGTLGILPTEWLERFTAYFQAGEVVEEHIRTPKVSFSSIQELYAEEELMSDVKDQLALFTRNFNNFQSIRPVAVPDGLKTSLRNYQKEGLNWLNFLDEFGLGGCLADDMGLGKTIQIIAFILLQRTKKRPNTNLIVVPTSLLFNWQAEVARFAPDLRIQPFYGANRGLKKKDFDQYEIILTSYGTLLSEIRFLKEYSFNYVFLDESQAIKNPESQRYQAARLLQSRNRIVLTGTPIENHTFDLYGQLSFACPGLLGSYNHFKAHYSTPIDKFDDRQRARELQAKIKPFILRRTKAQVATELPDKTEMILHCDMGLEQRRVYDAYEQEFRTFLLTTKEGDIPRERLHVLQGLTKLRQICNSPVLLNDEEFYGDSSAKIDLLLEQIENKSPNHKILVFSQFVSMLDLIRTELETRQIGFEYLTGQTSNRAASVNRFQSDDTVRVFLISLKAGGTGLNLTQADYVYLVDPWWNPAVENQAIDRSYRIGQKKNVVAVRLICPNTIEEKILELQETKRELADNLVKTDTAIVKSLSRADLLALLQ
- a CDS encoding multidrug effflux MFS transporter; translation: MTRRQHFVIILILGTLSTVSPFSIDMYLPGFPAIASDLHTSISQVQLSLTAYLIGISVGQLLYGPLLDRFGRKLPLYVGLSLYIAASVGCALSTSINTLIAMRLLQALGGCVGLVAAQALVRDLFPVSQIAQVFSLLTLVIAVSPMIAPTVGGYATIAFGWHSIFIILAAITTLILIGVYFVLPNGRLPDPALSLHPKAVMGSFFTVLKQPQFLTYALVGGIATAAPFAYLAGSSDVFMNIYHVSAQEYGWIFAFLAIALIAPTQLNQFLLKRFTNEQIILTTLIYQSVVGLLLVVGTWAGWYGQYGLIGMLFLFLGGQGLTNPNASALSLAPFTRHAGSAAALMGSFRMGFGSIISASVSFLHNNTAIPMVGIMTTCVLMGLVILLVSERVIRYRSKQSSMDEQLAEAML
- a CDS encoding M1 family metallopeptidase; this translates as MPRNIKKAYQKGTRSMDGKPGKNYWQNFARYSINITVNPPSRTIRGTEEITYINNSPDTLKTLVFKLILNSHKPGAVRQGPASADYMTSGIHIDKYTDGTSTRQFPDAGTLTAQRMQLTKAVVPHDSVKLTFDWHYDVSVESGREGALDSTTFFLAYFYPRVAVLDDYYGWDMTQFTEAQEFYNDFNDYTLTVNVPKDYIVWATGELQNANEVLQPVYAKRLNESMQTDSLVHVATMAELMAKNVTVQQPVNAWKWKASYVPDMALCISNHYVWDASSVVVDKKTNRRSSVQAAFLDTAKDFHQMVGFGRHALDWFSNNLPGIPYPYPKTTIVQGFADMEYPMMVNDATTQDLNFSRFVAEHEIAHTWFPFYMGINETRYGFMDEGWVTAFEYLISQADLGTKQATENFQQFRVAYWSKDPSAEEDLPIITPANVLSGAAMGNNEYGKAAIGYLALKELLGDELFRKSLHEFMNRWHGKHPTPWDMFYSFNSASGKNLNWFWNNWFFSNNYIDFAIQKVVPTAAQTAITIQNIGGYVAPVDVVITFADGTSETFHQTPAIWQANQKQATVKVPTKKKVRSVSLQGGIYMDADESNNSWTAR